A window from Actinomycetospora corticicola encodes these proteins:
- a CDS encoding TetR/AcrR family transcriptional regulator produces the protein MERRTQQERRETTERALLTATADLVVESGLRSVTLAEVGRRAGYSRGIVTHHYGSKQALVEALVKASQAGFVPGVDEVEPGLERVLVLVEGYLGAVGGIGSLSRAFLVLWAESVADPDLGPVFRERDALFRADIVGDLEAGRDAGDVRGDVEPAVVAAIVVAELRGLALQYLVAPDSIDPVAAGRALRAHWQAALGV, from the coding sequence ATGGAACGGCGCACCCAGCAGGAACGGCGGGAGACGACCGAGCGGGCTCTCCTGACCGCGACCGCGGACCTCGTCGTGGAGTCCGGGCTGCGGTCGGTGACGCTCGCCGAGGTCGGACGCCGGGCGGGCTACAGCCGCGGGATCGTCACCCACCACTACGGGTCGAAGCAGGCGCTCGTCGAGGCCCTCGTGAAGGCCTCCCAGGCCGGCTTCGTCCCGGGGGTCGACGAGGTCGAGCCGGGCCTCGAGCGCGTCCTCGTCCTGGTGGAGGGCTACCTCGGGGCGGTCGGCGGGATCGGCTCGCTCTCCCGCGCGTTCCTCGTGCTCTGGGCCGAGTCGGTGGCCGACCCGGACCTCGGCCCGGTGTTCCGGGAGCGCGACGCGCTGTTCCGGGCCGACATCGTCGGCGACCTGGAGGCCGGCCGGGACGCCGGGGACGTGCGCGGGGACGTCGAGCCCGCGGTCGTGGCGGCGATCGTGGTGGCCGAGCTGCGCGGCCTCGCCCTGCAGTACCTCGTGGCGCCGGACTCGATCGATCCCGTGGCGGCCGGCCGGGCGCTGCGCGCGCACTGGCAGGCCGCCCTCGGCGTCTAG
- a CDS encoding nicotinamide-nucleotide amidohydrolase family protein: MDEPVNEEPEQLAQEISEGASRDGRRIAVVESLTGGLVSSDLAAASGSSEWFRGGVVAYDRTTKHGVLKVPDGPVVAEPAVRAMAENAAEMFGADVVVAVSGAGGPDPQDDQPPGTVWFAVSDHGRTDAWVKQFPGDPPDVLKATRIEALHTLREHTAASHAQG; encoded by the coding sequence GTGGACGAGCCCGTCAACGAGGAGCCCGAACAGCTCGCTCAGGAGATCTCGGAAGGTGCGAGCCGGGACGGACGCCGGATCGCGGTGGTGGAGTCGTTGACCGGGGGACTGGTCTCCAGCGACCTCGCGGCCGCGTCGGGATCGAGCGAGTGGTTCCGCGGCGGCGTCGTGGCCTACGACCGCACGACCAAGCACGGCGTACTCAAGGTGCCCGACGGCCCCGTCGTGGCCGAGCCGGCGGTGCGGGCCATGGCCGAGAACGCCGCCGAGATGTTCGGGGCGGACGTCGTGGTCGCCGTGAGCGGCGCCGGCGGACCCGACCCGCAGGACGACCAGCCGCCCGGCACGGTCTGGTTCGCGGTGAGCGACCACGGCCGCACCGACGCCTGGGTCAAGCAGTTCCCGGGCGACCCGCCGGACGTGCTGAAGGCGACGCGGATCGAGGCCCTGCACACGCTGCGCGAGCACACCGCCGCCTCCCACGCGCAGGGCTAG
- a CDS encoding MSMEG_3727 family PQQ-associated protein, with the protein MTTTDDRDAMLHEAGLDGQNRTTLGRMLGTGRVGHAEEGADGVMRATVRIPEDELVWDPAILVFPHGGQVELTLINDDKNTHCALLPNNGDPKLIWLVNHSKGVARLDLDGPGAYYYGSTTGNDEGRGLTGALVMGGEVPDSAKLDRPPQPRP; encoded by the coding sequence ATGACGACGACGGACGACCGCGACGCGATGTTGCACGAGGCCGGGCTCGACGGCCAGAACCGGACCACGCTCGGCCGGATGCTCGGCACCGGCCGGGTCGGCCACGCCGAGGAGGGCGCGGACGGCGTCATGCGGGCCACCGTCCGCATCCCCGAGGACGAGCTGGTGTGGGACCCGGCGATCCTCGTGTTCCCGCACGGCGGCCAGGTCGAGCTGACGCTGATCAACGACGACAAGAACACGCACTGCGCGCTGCTGCCGAACAACGGCGACCCGAAGCTGATCTGGCTGGTGAACCACTCGAAGGGCGTGGCCCGCCTCGATCTCGACGGTCCGGGCGCCTACTACTACGGCTCGACCACCGGCAACGACGAGGGCCGCGGGCTCACCGGCGCCCTCGTGATGGGCGGCGAGGTGCCCGACTCGGCGAAGCTCGACCGGCCACCGCAGCCGCGGCCCTAG
- a CDS encoding TetR/AcrR family transcriptional regulator gives MPTRQEQRAETTERILAAARAQLAEVGAAALSLRAVTREVGMVSSAVYRYFPSRDELLTALIIEAYDAVGQAAEDADEGGTPLERWLAVWRAVRGWAREHAAQYALIYGSPVPGYAAPVDTLPAAGRVATVLARIAIEAAGPVAEPGPAVRNALVPDLLPGLSPELAPAAIAAFTQLFGTVGFELFGQYENVVVDRDAFFDHVARTAGGACGL, from the coding sequence ATGCCCACTCGTCAGGAGCAGCGCGCCGAGACGACCGAGCGGATCCTCGCGGCCGCCCGCGCACAGCTCGCGGAGGTCGGCGCCGCGGCGTTGTCGCTGCGTGCGGTGACCCGTGAGGTCGGGATGGTGTCCTCGGCGGTCTACCGGTACTTCCCGAGCCGCGACGAGCTGCTGACGGCGCTCATCATCGAGGCCTACGACGCCGTCGGGCAGGCCGCGGAGGACGCCGACGAGGGCGGGACGCCGCTCGAGCGCTGGCTCGCGGTGTGGCGGGCGGTCCGCGGCTGGGCGCGGGAGCACGCGGCGCAGTACGCGCTGATCTACGGCTCCCCGGTGCCCGGCTACGCGGCCCCGGTGGACACGCTGCCGGCCGCCGGACGGGTGGCGACGGTGCTCGCGCGGATCGCGATCGAGGCCGCGGGGCCGGTGGCCGAGCCCGGACCCGCCGTCCGGAACGCCCTCGTGCCCGACCTGCTGCCCGGGCTCTCGCCCGAGCTCGCCCCGGCCGCGATCGCGGCCTTCACCCAGCTGTTCGGCACGGTCGGGTTCGAGCTGTTCGGGCAGTACGAGAACGTCGTGGTCGACCGCGACGCCTTCTTCGACCACGTCGCCCGGACGGCGGGAGGTGCCTGCGGCCTGTGA
- a CDS encoding nitroreductase/quinone reductase family protein translates to MTVHYQQPGLITRRVMNPLVSFLTRRGLSLAGSAVLGVRGRTSGEVRTTPVNPLPLDGARYLVAARGQTQWVRNIRVAGEAELTVGRRTERITVRELTEPAEVVPVLRAYLKVWAWEVGAFFEGVGADSTDAELAAIAPRHPVFVVTSAGPTSRR, encoded by the coding sequence ATGACCGTGCACTACCAGCAGCCCGGCCTCATCACCCGTCGCGTGATGAACCCGCTGGTCAGCTTCCTCACCCGGCGCGGGCTCTCCCTCGCCGGCTCGGCCGTCCTCGGGGTGCGCGGCCGGACGAGCGGCGAGGTCCGCACGACCCCCGTCAACCCGCTACCCCTCGACGGCGCCCGCTACCTCGTGGCCGCGCGCGGGCAGACGCAGTGGGTCCGCAACATCCGGGTCGCCGGCGAGGCCGAGCTGACCGTCGGGCGCCGCACCGAGCGGATCACGGTGCGGGAGCTGACGGAGCCGGCGGAGGTCGTGCCGGTGCTGCGCGCGTACCTGAAGGTCTGGGCGTGGGAGGTGGGCGCGTTCTTCGAGGGCGTCGGCGCCGACTCGACCGACGCCGAACTCGCCGCGATCGCCCCGCGCCACCCCGTCTTCGTCGTCACATCGGCGGGCCCCACCTCCCGCCGATAA
- a CDS encoding saccharopine dehydrogenase family protein has product MSEREHDVVLYGATSFVGALVADYLARHAPTGTRIALAGRSRSKLESVRAGLPVPGSDWPLIVADSTDRAALDAMVASTTAIATTVGPYARFGLPLVEAAASAGTHYADLTGEVTFAREAIDATDAIAQRTGARIVHSCGYDSVPSDLGVLLLHSQVQADGEGDLTDVTAVARVRGGVSGGTIDSMRGLADEVKADRTTVKLLRDPYGLSPDRDGEPDTRQPSDSPAPHRLPDGKWAAPFVMASYNTRIVRRSNAIAGYSYGKGLRYGEVMATGAGPVGAVTAGAVTAGLGAMLAGFATPGARQLLDRVLPKPGEGPSEKTRRTGWFRHDLDAVTTTGAHYTARVSGSGDPGYAATAVMLGESVLCLALDGDRLPSRTGSLTPATAMGPALVERLRTAGHVYEASRAA; this is encoded by the coding sequence ATGAGCGAGCGCGAACACGACGTCGTCCTCTACGGAGCCACCAGCTTCGTCGGGGCCCTGGTCGCCGACTACCTGGCCCGGCACGCCCCGACCGGGACACGGATCGCGCTGGCCGGCCGGTCCCGGTCGAAGCTCGAGTCGGTGCGGGCCGGGCTGCCGGTCCCGGGGAGCGACTGGCCGCTGATCGTCGCCGACTCGACCGACCGCGCGGCACTCGACGCGATGGTCGCCTCCACCACGGCGATCGCGACGACCGTCGGGCCCTACGCCAGGTTCGGGCTGCCCCTGGTGGAGGCCGCCGCGTCGGCCGGCACCCACTACGCCGACCTGACCGGCGAGGTCACCTTCGCCCGCGAGGCCATCGACGCGACCGACGCGATCGCGCAGCGCACCGGCGCCCGGATCGTGCACTCCTGCGGCTACGACTCGGTCCCGTCCGACCTCGGTGTGCTGCTCCTGCACTCCCAGGTCCAGGCCGACGGCGAGGGCGACCTCACCGACGTCACGGCCGTCGCCCGGGTCCGCGGCGGCGTGTCCGGCGGCACGATCGACTCGATGCGCGGCCTGGCCGACGAGGTCAAGGCCGACCGCACGACGGTGAAGCTGCTGCGCGACCCCTACGGCCTCTCCCCCGACCGCGACGGCGAGCCGGACACCCGCCAGCCGAGCGACAGCCCGGCCCCGCACCGCCTGCCGGACGGCAAGTGGGCGGCCCCGTTCGTCATGGCCTCCTACAACACCCGCATCGTGCGGCGCTCCAACGCGATCGCCGGCTACTCCTACGGCAAGGGCCTGCGCTACGGCGAGGTCATGGCCACGGGCGCCGGCCCGGTCGGGGCGGTCACGGCGGGCGCGGTGACGGCGGGTCTCGGCGCGATGCTCGCGGGCTTCGCGACGCCGGGTGCGCGCCAGCTGCTCGACCGGGTGCTGCCGAAGCCGGGCGAGGGCCCGTCGGAGAAGACCCGGCGCACGGGCTGGTTCCGCCACGACCTCGACGCCGTCACGACGACGGGCGCGCACTACACCGCGCGCGTGTCCGGCTCCGGCGACCCGGGCTACGCCGCGACCGCGGTGATGCTCGGCGAGTCCGTGCTCTGCCTCGCCCTCGACGGCGATCGGCTCCCGTCGCGCACCGGGTCCCTCACCCCGGCCACCGCGATGGGCCCGGCCCTCGTCGAGCGCCTGCGGACCGCCGGCCACGTCTACGAGGCCTCGCGGGCGGCCTGA
- a CDS encoding helix-turn-helix domain-containing protein — MTHDDGLDSLVRHRIRALRVAQGWSLDDLARRANLSQSSLSRIENGQRRLALDQLVTLARALDTSLDQLVESDTEDVVSNPMIDGTHGSRRWSIRADPGMSVVRRRLTDPPPENAATLRAHPGREWFVVLSGAAILLLGDRRIRVEADQAAEFPTMLPHAVGTAGGPCDLLGFFDREARRGHRDDQA; from the coding sequence GTGACGCACGACGACGGCCTGGACTCGCTGGTGCGGCACCGCATCCGGGCCCTCCGGGTCGCCCAGGGGTGGTCGCTGGACGACCTCGCCCGCCGGGCGAACCTCAGCCAGTCCTCGCTCAGCCGCATCGAGAACGGGCAGCGTCGCCTCGCCCTCGACCAGCTCGTCACGCTCGCCCGCGCGCTGGACACCTCGCTCGACCAACTCGTCGAGAGCGACACCGAGGACGTCGTGTCGAACCCGATGATCGACGGCACACACGGCTCACGGCGCTGGTCGATCCGGGCCGACCCGGGGATGTCGGTCGTGCGCCGACGTCTCACCGACCCGCCCCCGGAGAACGCCGCGACGCTGCGCGCGCACCCGGGCCGGGAGTGGTTCGTCGTGCTCTCCGGGGCGGCGATCCTGCTCCTGGGCGACCGCCGGATCCGCGTGGAGGCCGACCAGGCGGCGGAGTTCCCGACGATGCTGCCGCACGCCGTCGGGACCGCGGGCGGGCCGTGCGACCTGCTCGGCTTCTTCGACCGTGAGGCCCGCCGGGGCCATCGGGACGACCAGGCCTGA
- a CDS encoding class I SAM-dependent methyltransferase, with protein sequence MSEAHGHGHGHGHGHDVGGGADMAEVLDLDAEVFGGYLADLVSWLPVQDTPREIVDLGAGTGVGTFALLDRFPEAHVTALDASSAHLRRLQEKADGAGLAGQVDVVPCDLDAEPLPLGSPDLVWASASLHHLADPERVLRRVRDALAPGGLLVVVEIDGFPRFLPADAPEDRPGLEERCAAVADRRAEEHLPHRRADFGPMLEAAGLRVEAQRTDDLEIDGAGSATVGRYALEGLRRLRAGIADELSAEDLAALDRLLDEDGPQSLLRRDDVQVRTTRRAWAVRPTARD encoded by the coding sequence ATGAGTGAGGCACACGGGCACGGCCACGGACATGGCCACGGGCACGACGTCGGGGGCGGCGCGGACATGGCGGAGGTCCTCGACCTCGACGCCGAGGTGTTCGGCGGGTACCTCGCCGACCTGGTCTCGTGGCTCCCGGTGCAGGACACCCCGCGCGAGATCGTGGACCTCGGCGCCGGGACCGGCGTCGGCACGTTCGCCCTGCTCGACCGGTTCCCCGAGGCACACGTGACCGCCCTCGACGCGTCGTCGGCGCACCTGCGGCGGCTGCAGGAGAAGGCGGACGGGGCCGGGCTCGCGGGGCAGGTCGACGTCGTCCCCTGCGACCTCGACGCCGAACCCCTCCCCCTCGGCTCGCCGGACCTGGTCTGGGCGTCGGCGTCGCTGCACCACCTCGCCGACCCGGAGCGGGTCCTGCGCCGGGTGCGCGACGCGCTCGCTCCCGGGGGCCTGCTCGTCGTCGTGGAGATCGACGGCTTCCCGCGGTTCCTGCCCGCGGACGCCCCCGAGGACCGTCCGGGGCTCGAGGAGCGCTGCGCCGCCGTCGCCGACCGGCGGGCCGAGGAGCACCTGCCCCACCGTCGGGCGGACTTCGGGCCGATGCTGGAGGCCGCCGGCCTGCGCGTCGAGGCGCAGCGCACGGACGACCTGGAGATCGACGGCGCCGGGTCCGCGACCGTCGGGCGGTACGCGCTCGAGGGCCTCCGGAGGCTGCGGGCCGGGATCGCCGACGAGCTCTCCGCCGAGGACCTGGCCGCCCTCGACCGGCTGCTCGACGAGGACGGGCCGCAGAGTCTGCTCCGTCGGGACGATGTGCAGGTGCGGACGACCCGACGCGCCTGGGCCGTCCGGCCCACCGCGCGCGATTGA
- a CDS encoding SRPBCC family protein, with translation MSDQIQVSKTVDASPEQMFALLSQPSRHTEFDGAGMLRGVEPGGENVSGTGDEFIMNMNQDALGDYQMKNVVTAYEENRKIGWAPSLHPLDGYKDKVGDAQATGHTYTWELEPAGSGTKVTQTYDWSGVEDEAFRGFFPMLTEDQLSESIDKVANAAK, from the coding sequence GTGAGCGACCAGATTCAGGTCAGCAAGACCGTGGACGCCAGCCCGGAGCAGATGTTCGCGCTGCTCTCGCAGCCCTCGCGGCACACCGAGTTCGACGGCGCCGGCATGCTCCGCGGCGTCGAGCCCGGGGGCGAGAACGTCTCGGGCACCGGCGACGAGTTCATCATGAACATGAACCAGGACGCGCTCGGCGACTACCAGATGAAGAACGTCGTCACGGCCTACGAGGAGAACCGGAAGATCGGCTGGGCGCCGTCGCTCCACCCGCTCGACGGCTACAAGGACAAGGTCGGGGACGCGCAGGCCACCGGCCACACGTACACGTGGGAGCTCGAGCCCGCGGGCTCCGGCACCAAGGTCACGCAGACCTACGACTGGTCCGGTGTCGAGGACGAGGCCTTCCGCGGCTTCTTCCCGATGCTCACCGAGGACCAGCTCTCGGAGTCGATCGACAAGGTGGCCAACGCCGCCAAGTAG
- a CDS encoding cobyric acid synthase produces the protein MHGALLIAGTTSDAGKSVLVAGICRWLARQGVDVAPFKAQNMSNNSVVTTDGGEIGRAQALQAAACGLEPSVAFNPVLLKPESDRTSQVVVHGRVDGSVSALSYRERKPALLEIVTAGLARLRAEHDVVICEGAGSPAEINLRATDIANMGLARAGSLPTIVVGDIDRGGVLAHLFGTVAVLEPADQALVSGFVVNKFRGDPALLEPGLAQLERLTGRPTLGVVPFAPDLWIDAEDSLGHDGTVGRPGAPLGRDWLRVAVVRLPRVSNGTDVDALACEPGVSVRYVTAPSDLVGADLVVLPGSKATVSDLAWLRSTGLADAVLAHARAGRPLLGICGGYQMLARTIDDPHGVEAAPGHHEGLGLGAFDVVFDPDKHLGNPHGTALGEDVAGYEIHHGRELRDPGLPALVRTSDGAAEGLDIGNVLGTHWHGLLENDGFRRRVLARVASLSGRDVTISRTTSFAVTRTAQLDLLADLVEAHLDTAALIRLIEQGAPVGLRIVPPAGAP, from the coding sequence GTGCACGGCGCCCTCCTTATCGCGGGGACCACCAGCGACGCCGGCAAGAGCGTCCTCGTCGCCGGGATCTGCCGGTGGCTGGCCCGGCAGGGCGTCGACGTCGCCCCCTTCAAGGCGCAGAACATGAGCAACAACTCCGTCGTCACCACCGACGGCGGGGAGATCGGCCGCGCGCAGGCGCTGCAGGCGGCGGCGTGCGGGCTCGAGCCGAGCGTCGCGTTCAACCCGGTGCTGCTCAAGCCCGAGTCGGACCGGACCAGCCAGGTCGTGGTGCACGGCCGGGTCGACGGCAGCGTCAGCGCGCTGTCCTACCGCGAGCGCAAACCCGCCCTGCTCGAGATCGTGACGGCAGGTCTCGCGCGACTGCGCGCCGAGCACGACGTCGTGATCTGCGAGGGCGCCGGTTCCCCGGCCGAGATCAACCTGCGGGCCACCGACATCGCCAACATGGGTCTCGCGCGCGCCGGGTCGCTGCCGACGATCGTCGTCGGCGACATCGACCGCGGGGGCGTGCTGGCGCACCTGTTCGGCACGGTCGCGGTGCTCGAACCCGCCGATCAGGCGCTGGTCAGCGGGTTCGTCGTCAACAAGTTCCGCGGCGACCCGGCCCTGCTCGAACCCGGGCTCGCACAGCTGGAACGCCTGACCGGGCGGCCGACGCTCGGCGTCGTCCCGTTCGCCCCCGACCTCTGGATCGACGCGGAGGACTCCCTCGGGCACGACGGCACCGTCGGTCGCCCCGGAGCGCCCCTCGGCCGGGACTGGCTGCGGGTCGCGGTGGTGCGACTGCCGCGGGTCTCCAACGGCACCGACGTCGACGCGCTGGCCTGCGAGCCCGGCGTGTCGGTGCGCTACGTGACCGCCCCGTCGGACCTCGTCGGCGCCGACCTCGTCGTCCTGCCCGGCTCGAAGGCGACGGTCTCCGACCTCGCGTGGCTGCGCTCGACCGGGCTCGCCGACGCCGTGCTGGCCCACGCCCGCGCCGGCCGGCCCCTGCTCGGCATCTGCGGCGGCTACCAGATGCTGGCCCGCACCATCGACGACCCGCACGGCGTCGAGGCCGCCCCCGGCCACCACGAGGGCCTCGGGTTGGGCGCCTTCGACGTCGTCTTCGACCCCGACAAGCACCTCGGCAACCCGCACGGCACCGCGCTCGGCGAGGACGTGGCCGGCTACGAGATCCACCACGGACGCGAGCTCCGGGACCCCGGGCTGCCGGCGTTGGTGCGGACGTCCGACGGAGCCGCGGAAGGGCTCGACATCGGGAACGTGCTGGGGACGCACTGGCACGGGCTGCTGGAGAACGACGGTTTCCGACGCCGGGTGCTGGCGCGGGTCGCGTCGCTGTCCGGCCGGGACGTCACGATCTCGAGGACGACCTCGTTCGCGGTCACCCGCACCGCGCAGCTCGACCTGCTCGCCGACCTCGTGGAGGCCCACCTCGACACGGCGGCGCTGATCCGGCTGATCGAGCAGGGGGCGCCGGTCGGGCTGCGGATCGTGCCGCCGGCCGGCGCTCCCTGA
- a CDS encoding MarR family winged helix-turn-helix transcriptional regulator, translating into MAEDVGSLALSLHRALALVGAQVEAITAREGVPLPHWLVLAALAADGDLAMGDLVAGTGLNDSTLTRVVDRLATSGLVYRGVDPADRRRVRVSLSDRGRALHVRLAPDVEAVERGLVEDAPVPVVALGHLRPSGDEAGTRAR; encoded by the coding sequence ATGGCCGAGGACGTGGGATCGCTCGCGCTCTCCCTGCACCGGGCGCTGGCCCTGGTCGGCGCGCAGGTCGAGGCGATCACCGCCCGCGAGGGCGTGCCGCTACCGCACTGGCTGGTCCTCGCCGCGCTCGCCGCCGACGGCGACCTCGCCATGGGGGACCTCGTCGCGGGGACCGGGCTCAACGACTCCACGCTCACGCGGGTCGTCGACCGGCTGGCGACGTCGGGCCTCGTCTACCGCGGGGTCGATCCGGCGGACCGACGGCGGGTCCGGGTCTCGCTCAGCGATCGCGGCCGCGCCCTCCACGTCCGGCTGGCCCCCGACGTCGAAGCCGTCGAGCGCGGCCTCGTCGAGGACGCGCCCGTCCCCGTGGTGGCCCTCGGACACCTCCGACCGTCGGGCGACGAGGCCGGTACCCGAGCGCGCTGA
- a CDS encoding substrate-binding domain-containing protein, whose protein sequence is MDANPFRVTMVLPLRGPAGLFAPSCEAVIALAVAQINARGGIRGREVVAEVLDGGRDPTVVAADVAGRIARGRVDAVSGWHISSVRRALVPVVAGRVPYAYPSLYEGGEDRAGVFCCGETPDQQIAPALRWLRDEVGARRWYVVGDDYVWPRVSARAVRTFAHELGLDVVGQSFVPLGTGEVGRLVDRVEASACDGVLMLLVGQDAVEFNREFARRGLAGRLVRFSPLMEENMLLASGADATTDLFVASAYFRSLATTGALDLLGDYVRAHGPDAPALSSAAESCYEGLRTLAALADRAADDRPEAWDAVVDGTAWEGPRGTVEFRGRQASQSVHLAVADGVDFDVLTALPAVAP, encoded by the coding sequence ATGGACGCGAACCCGTTCCGCGTGACCATGGTGCTGCCCCTGCGTGGCCCCGCCGGCCTGTTCGCACCGTCCTGCGAGGCCGTGATCGCGCTCGCCGTGGCCCAGATCAACGCGCGGGGCGGCATCCGCGGCCGCGAGGTGGTGGCCGAGGTGCTCGACGGCGGGCGGGACCCGACGGTGGTCGCCGCGGACGTCGCCGGCCGGATCGCCCGGGGCCGGGTCGACGCGGTGAGTGGATGGCACATCTCGTCGGTCCGCCGGGCGCTGGTGCCCGTCGTCGCCGGCCGGGTCCCGTACGCCTACCCGTCGCTGTACGAGGGCGGCGAGGACCGGGCCGGCGTCTTCTGCTGCGGCGAGACCCCGGACCAGCAGATCGCCCCCGCCCTGCGCTGGCTGCGCGACGAGGTCGGTGCCCGACGCTGGTACGTGGTCGGGGACGACTACGTCTGGCCCCGCGTGTCCGCCCGGGCGGTGCGCACCTTCGCCCACGAGCTGGGGCTCGACGTCGTCGGGCAGTCCTTCGTGCCGCTGGGGACGGGTGAGGTCGGGCGGCTGGTGGACCGGGTCGAGGCCTCCGCGTGCGACGGCGTGCTCATGCTCCTCGTGGGCCAGGACGCGGTGGAGTTCAACCGCGAGTTCGCCCGGCGGGGCCTCGCCGGCCGACTCGTGCGCTTCAGCCCGCTGATGGAGGAGAACATGCTCCTCGCCAGTGGCGCCGACGCGACCACGGACCTGTTCGTCGCCTCGGCCTACTTCCGGTCCCTCGCGACGACGGGGGCGCTCGACCTGCTCGGCGACTACGTGCGGGCCCACGGCCCCGACGCACCGGCGCTGAGCAGCGCGGCCGAGAGCTGCTACGAGGGCCTGCGCACGCTCGCCGCCCTCGCCGACCGGGCCGCCGACGACCGGCCGGAGGCCTGGGACGCGGTCGTCGACGGGACGGCGTGGGAGGGGCCCCGGGGCACCGTGGAGTTCCGGGGACGGCAGGCCAGCCAGTCGGTGCACCTCGCCGTCGCCGACGGCGTCGACTTCGACGTGCTCACCGCGCTGCCGGCCGTCGCCCCTTGA
- the fmdA gene encoding formamidase has protein sequence MPDTVFRVDQSKSMREQEVPGHNRWHPDIPPAASVRPGDVFRIECKDWTDGQVRNDDSANDIRDMVLDHNHMLSGPIEIEGAEPGDLLVVDYLDLGPTHGGAPGIGSQAGQGWGYTGIFAKSNGGGFLTDHFPDPGKAIWDFEGKYATSRHLPGVRIASNVHAGLAGCAPSAELLAEWNRREQALIDTDPDRVPPLALPPLPEHALLGTMASGDVERAAREAARTVPPREHGGNVDIKNLSIGSRVLYPVYVPGAKFSIGDLHFAQGDGEISFCGAVEMGGYADVHVDLIKDGVAKYKATMPIFQPGRHEPRYDDFVSFIGISVDEAGDQHYMNATIAYRRACLQAIDYLTQFGYTGEQAYLILCAAPVEGRVSGIVDIPNACCSLYVPTGIFDVDIRPGHDGPARVDRGQCATAS, from the coding sequence GTGCCCGACACCGTGTTCCGTGTGGACCAGTCGAAGTCGATGCGGGAGCAGGAGGTCCCGGGCCACAACCGCTGGCACCCCGACATCCCGCCGGCGGCCTCGGTCCGGCCCGGCGACGTGTTCCGGATCGAGTGCAAGGACTGGACCGACGGTCAGGTCCGCAACGACGACTCCGCGAACGACATCCGCGACATGGTCCTCGACCACAACCACATGCTCTCCGGCCCGATCGAGATCGAGGGGGCGGAACCGGGCGACCTGCTCGTCGTCGACTACCTCGACCTCGGACCCACCCACGGCGGCGCTCCCGGGATCGGGTCGCAGGCCGGCCAGGGCTGGGGCTACACCGGCATCTTCGCGAAGAGCAACGGCGGCGGGTTCCTCACCGACCACTTCCCCGACCCGGGCAAGGCCATCTGGGACTTCGAGGGCAAGTACGCCACCTCCCGGCACCTGCCCGGCGTCCGGATCGCCTCGAACGTGCACGCAGGGCTGGCCGGCTGCGCACCGTCCGCCGAGCTGCTCGCCGAGTGGAACCGCCGCGAGCAGGCCCTCATCGACACCGACCCGGACCGGGTGCCGCCGCTCGCCCTGCCGCCGCTGCCCGAGCACGCGCTGCTGGGCACGATGGCGAGCGGCGACGTCGAGCGTGCCGCCCGGGAGGCCGCCCGCACGGTGCCGCCGCGCGAGCACGGCGGGAACGTCGACATCAAGAACCTCTCGATCGGCTCCCGCGTGCTCTACCCGGTCTACGTCCCGGGCGCGAAGTTCTCGATCGGCGACCTGCACTTCGCCCAGGGCGACGGTGAGATCAGCTTCTGCGGTGCGGTGGAGATGGGCGGTTACGCCGACGTCCACGTCGACCTGATCAAGGACGGCGTCGCGAAGTACAAGGCCACGATGCCGATCTTCCAGCCCGGTCGGCACGAGCCCCGCTACGACGACTTCGTCTCCTTCATCGGCATCTCGGTCGACGAGGCGGGCGACCAGCACTACATGAACGCGACGATCGCCTACCGTCGGGCCTGTCTCCAGGCGATCGACTACCTGACCCAGTTCGGCTACACCGGCGAGCAGGCGTACCTGATCCTGTGCGCCGCGCCCGTCGAGGGCCGCGTCAGCGGCATCGTCGACATCCCGAACGCCTGTTGCTCGCTCTACGTCCCGACCGGCATCTTCGACGTCGACATCCGCCCCGGCCACGACGGTCCCGCGCGCGTCGACCGCGGCCAGTGCGCCACCGCGAGCTGA